CGCTGCAGGCGGCCGGGTACGCGGTGCTCGGGATCTCCCCGGACAAGCCCGCCAAGCTGGCGAAGTTCCGCGAGCGGGACGGCGTGACGTTCCCGCTGCTCAGCGACCCGGACAAAGAGGTGCTGACCGCGTACGGCGCGTTCGGCGAGAAGACCATGTACGGGAAGAAGGTGACCGGCGTGATCCGGTCCACGTTCGTGGTCGATCCGGACGGGAAGATCGCGGTCGCGCAGTACAACGTGAAGGCCACCGGGCATGTCGCGAAGCTGCGCCGGGATCTCGGACTCTGACCCGATTCCGGACCGGAAACGCGATTCGGCGCAGGGAAACCTGCAACCGTTTCATTCGAGCGGTCCATAGAACGGTCGTTTGAGCAAACTGTTGCTGTGATTTGGATCACAGTCATACTTCACCGCATCGCAGCGGAACCGGCACACAGGGTGATTTTTTCAGCGTTCCTGTGAAAAAGCCGTACTCCCGGCCGGGTTCCGGTTCGGCGACGGGTGTGTCACGACCGTTGGTGGCCCCCACCGCGACCTGCCGAAACCGGGTAATCTGCGCGCGCAGTCAGCCTCTGGGAGGGAGGGACCTGCCGCGATGGGAAAACATTCCTCTGCGGTCACGCGAAGTAACAACAACCGTCGCTCGGTGTACATCACCGCGGTCGGAATACTGGTGCTGACCCTGGGCGCGGTCTTCGTGGTCCGGTCCTTCGGATCGTCCTCCGGCGCCGACGGGTTCCTCGGCGGCAACAAGGCCTGCGACGACCCGACCCAGATCCAGCTCGCGACCACACCCGAGATGCAGCCCTCGATCGACGCGGCGGCCAAGGCGCTGACCGCCAAGGGCGGCAAGGACGGCAACCCGTGCCTGCAGTTCACCATCAGCGCGGCACCGTCCGCCCAGGTCGCCCGGGACGTCGCGCACGGCAGTGACACCCGGCCGGACCTGTGGATCCCCGACTCCTCACTGTGGGTCGCCCAGGCCGACGACGGCCAGACCGTCCCGAACATCGCGGTCGCCTCGATCGCTACATCACCACTGGTACTGGTCGGCCGGCGGACCAACTTCGCCGACACCTCGTCCTGGCTGCGCAGCCTGTCCGGCGCGAGCCCGGCCCTGCTCGACCCGCTGAACACGTCGCCGGGCGCGCTCACGCTGCTGTCGGTACAGATGGAACGGCAGAAGACCTCCGCCTCCGACACCCAGGTGTCCCAGGTGATCGTGCCGCTGGCCCAGCGCCTCGGCTCGATGGCGAAGCCGTACACGGACGTCAACGCCCTGCTCGGTCGCGCCGACCAGGACGGCAGCACAACCGTCGTACCGGCGTCTGAGCAAAGTTTCGTGAAGTACCAGGACGCGCACCCGGACGCCCAGCTGAAGGCGATCCAGCCCGCCACCGGCACACTCGCCCTGGACTACCCGATCGTCGTCACCGCGAAGTCCGACACCGACCAGGCGGACCAGGCAGCCAAGGCGCTCGGCAGCGAGCTGATGTCCGACGCCAGCGCCCAGGCCCGCGACCAGGCCGGATTCCGGGACACCGCGCTGAGCGCGCTGAGCGGCGGCCGCGGCGTCGGCGACGTCAGCCAGCTGACCAAGCCGACCAGCGAAGCCATCGACACCACCCTGCAGAACTGGACCCGCCTGTCGCTGTCCACGCACTCACTCGCGGTCGTCGACGTCTCCGGTTCGATGGCCGAGAAGGTCGGCGCCAAGACCCGGATGCAGCTCACCGTCGAGGCAGCGACCAGCGGACTCGACCTGTTCCCGGACAGCGCGAAGCTCGGTCTGTGGACGTTCTCGACCCAGATCGGCCCGGACAAGGCCGATTACAAGCAACTCGTACCGATCGCGCCGCTGTCCAAGGTGCAACGCGCCAAGATCGTCGGGCAGCTCAAGATCCAGCAGCCGATCGCCGGCGGCGGCACCGGTCTGTACGACACCGCGATCGCCGCCGTACGCCAGGTCCGGCAGCAGTACGACCAGAGCGCCGTGAACACGATTCTGCTCTTCACGGACGGCAAGAACGACGATCCCGGCAGCCCGACGCTCGCGCAGGCCGTTCGTACGCTCCAGGGCCTGCAGGACCCGTCCCGGCCGGTCCGGATCATCGCGCTCGGCATGGGGCCCGAGGCGAACGCCGACGAGCTCAGCGCGCTGGCCCAGGCCACCGGCGGTCAGGCCTACGTCGCCCGCAACCCCGGCGACCTGAAGGGTGTCTTCATCGACGCGCTCCAAAGCCGCTGACGCGAAAGCCTCCCCGTAGGATGTCCCCGCGGGGAGGCAACAGCCCCCTCGGCCAGAGTGGTGGAATGGCAGACACACCGGCTTTAGGTGCCGGCGCCCCCGGGCATGCGGGTTCGACTCCCGCCTCTGGCACAACTCGCGCAGTAGCATCGAAGTATGGGTAAGCCGCTGACCACGGTACTGGTGGTGGCCTTGATGATCGTCCTCATTGTCGGCATGGACGTGCTGTTCTTCCGGCACCAGTTCTGGCTGCGGCTGATGGCGAACGTCGGGATCGTGCTGGTGTTCCTGGCCTTCTCATTGCGCTTCTTGAAGCGGTCCTGAGCTGGGGGCCGGCCTGTTGGGCTGAGGCTGCTGATCAGAGGTGTACGGCGCCGGTGGTGGCGTCGAGAGTGATCTGCTTGCCGTTCCGGAGCCGGGTGGTGGCGGCCGGGACACTGACGATCGCGGGGATGCCGCGTTCGCGGGCAACGATGGCGGCGTGGGACAGGACCCCTCCGACCTCGGTGACTACGCCGGCAACGATGCCGAGCAGTGGCGTCCAGGCCGGGTCGGTGCAGCGGCAGACCAGGATGTCGCCGGGGCGTACATCAGCGAAGTCCTGCGGGCCACGGACAACCCGCACCGGACCAGACGCCGTACCACGGCTGGCGGGAACACCGGTGAGCATCGAACCGGCATCAGGGGTTGATGCCACGCCGGGGAGTGCTGCGGCGGCGCGGGTGGTGCTGTGGGGTGCGGGGGCGCGGGTGGGGCTGGGGGGTGAGGTGGTTATTGGGCGGGACTGGAGGAGCCAGAGCTGGTTGTTGGCGATGGCCCATTCGATGTCTTGGGGGCCGCCGAGGAGGTCGGTGACTTGGTTGCCGAGGGCGGCCAGCTGGGTGGCTGTTTCGGTGCTCAGGGTGGGTGTACGGCGGAGGTCGGCGGGGACGTCCTGTTCGAGCACGTGAGAGCCGGTGCGGTACAAGGCAGTGGGTTTGTCGGCGATGGTGGCGGTGACGGAGCCGTCGGCGGTGATTTCGTAGCTGTCGGGAGTCAGGCGGCCCTCGACGACCGACGGGCCCAGTCCCCAGGACGCTTCGATCAGAGTGCTGCCGGTCGCGTCCGCGGGCGTGAACATGACGCCAGACACTTCCGCGTCTACCAGCTCCTGGATCACAACCGCCATCGCAAGGGCCTGCACATCTGTTGTGCGGTACGCGGTGGCTCGAGTGGACCACAAAGAAGACCAGCAGGCGCGTACTGCGGTGGTGACGGCGGCGAGGCCTTGTACGCCGAGGAAGGTGTCGTACTGGCCGGCGGCCGAGGTGGTGGCGGTGTCTTCGTTGGTGGCCGAGGAGCGTACGGCCACGGGTGGGTCGCCAATGCTTTCGAGCCACGCACCGAGCCCAAAGATCAGCACCTCAGACAACAAATCAGCACTGGAGCCGACGTCAACCGGGGCGGTGGGGCTGGTGTTGGTGGGTGAGGGGAAGGCGGTGGTGGGGACGATGGCGGCGTTGGGGACCGGGAGTCCGGCGTTGTGGAGGGTGCTGAGGGTGGCTGCTTTGGGGCCGCAGGTGGGGGTGGTGGCGGCGTGCAGCGGGATCAGCACCGGCGGCTCCTATCAACGGGACGTTGACAACATTATGTTGACAACGTTTTGTTGATGATCCACTGTTGCGGGATGAGAAGCAAGCGGGACGCGACCAGCACTGGGCACCCACAGCAGCCTCAGGCGGCACGGGACCAGGGGGCGCGAGATCAGGCGGCGCGGGATCAAGGGGCGCGGGATCAGGGGCGGGCGGGGCGGGAGGCGGGGGCCCGGGGGCGGCTGGTGGAGCGGGGGGCCGGGGAGTTGGCGGCGCGGCCTTGGCGGCCGGCGCCGGTGCCGTTGTCGGCGGTGGATTTCGTGCAGTTCGGGTTGTGGCGGTCGGGTGAGTTGGGGGCGGAGGATCTGCTCGCGGCGCTGACGTTGTTGCCGGCGGCCCGGGCTGAGGTTGAGGAGTTGGAGGCGGGGTTGTTCTTCGTGGCCAGGAGTTCGGGGCTGACGTGGGCGGAGATCGCGGACGCGATGGGGTTCAGTTCACCGCAGGCCTGTCAGCAACGCTTCAACCGACTCACTGCCCGGCAGGAGACCACCTCATGACAGGGCAGGATTCGGCGCCGGGGCGCCCGCCCAGGCCGGGGCGCGAGTCGGAGCCGGAGCACGGCGCGGGGCGTGGAGTGGGGCTGGGGTGGGTGGGAGGGGTACTTGGGAGGGTGTTGCATGGGGTGCGGTTGGTTGGGTTTGGGGAGACGGGGGTGGTTGCTCGGCGGGTGTGGCTCTCGGTGGATGAGGTTGAGGGGGAGCTGATCGCGGCGGCGGCGTGTGGGTGGGTGACGCGGAGCAGTTTCGCGGGTACGGGTGGGTGGGCGCTGACCGAGACCGGGCGCGCCGAGAACGAGCGGCTGCTTGCGGATGAGCTTGCCGAAGTCAGCGGTGAGGACGCGGTGCGGAAGGTGTACGAGGAGTTCCTCCCGCTCAACGCCTTACTGCAGCGCGCCTGCGCCGACTGGCAACTTCGGCCGACCGCAACCGATCCGCTGGCCGCCAACGACCACACGGACCCGGACTGGGACGCGGGCGTACTGCATGAGCTCGCGGTCATCAATCGAGCCTTGGAGTCCATCGCCGGCCAACTAACGGCCGTCCTCCCCCGGTTCAGTGGGTACGACACTCGCTTCGCTGCCGCGCTTGCGCGGGTGCGGGCGGGTGAAACCGGTTGGGTCGACCGCAGCGATGTGGACTCCTGTCACCGGGTCTGGTTCGAGTTGCACGAGGACCTGCTCGCGACCCTCAACCTGAACCGCGGCGACGAGCTCTAGCAACTGCAGCTCGACAGTACGTATACGTCCACTGCCCTTGCCCGCGGGCGGCTCCGACGCTCGCCGACCGCGCCAGCAGCCGTATACGTACTGTCGAACCGCCGACGCGGGCTCCACCTGGCCGGGGACGAACCGCCGACGCGGGCTCCAGATGGGCGGGTTAGTTGCCTAGGGCGTTCAGGTAGGCGGCACCGCGAGGGGAGATGCGGTAGCCGACCTCGAGGCTGTAGGTGAGGCCGAGGTTCTTCAGTTTGCGGACGTCCAGTTTGAAGGGGGCGGTGTCGCGGCCCAGGGAGGCGGCGAGGTCGCCGGCCCGGGTGGCGGGGGTGGACTGGATGAGCCGCAAGGTCTCGGTGGTCCACGGACCGTGGTTGCTGGCCTGGTCGAAACGCGCGAGCCGCTCTCGAAGGTCGGCCAGGTCCTCGGCGCTCAGCGTCGCGTCCGACGCGAGCTGCTCCCGCGGGTCCGGACCTTCGACCAGGTGGAAGCGGATCAGGAACGTCGGCTGTGAGTCGTCGCCGCGCAACCGCCGGCGGACGTCTTTCGCGTTCTGCCGATCGGCGAGCGCGACGTCCGGGTCGGTGTCCGTGATCAGGTCCGGGTTGACCTGCTTGATGCTGTCGATCGAGATCCGGCCCGCGTTGGTGCGGTAGATCCGTCCTTCGACCACCCGCGGCTCGGCCCAGCGCCGGTACGCGACGGTGATCTTTCCCTCCGCGACTCCGTCGCGATCCGATCCGGCGAACAGCATTCTTAGCTCCCCAGGGCTTTGGCGACGATCGGGGCGAGGGCGCGTAGCGCCTTGCCTCGGTGGCTGATGGTGTCCTTTTCCTCGATCGAGAGCTCGGCCGTGGTCCGGTCGTAGCCTTCGGCCTGGAACAGCACGTCGTACCCGAAGCCGCCGGTTCCACGCAACGAGCGGGTCACCGCGCCACGCATCTCGCCGAGGATGATCTCGTCCGGGCCGTCGGGGCGTACGAAGGCGACCGCCGCGACGAAGGACGCGCCGCGCCGCTCGTCCGGAACGTCCTCCAACTGACCGAGCAGCAGCAGGTTGTTCGCGTGGTTGTCCTTCGCGGGGCCGGACCAGCGCGCCGAGAGGACGCCGGGCATGCCGTTCAGCGCGTCCACGCAGATGCCGCTGTCGTCGGCGATCGACGGCAGGCCGGTCGCCTTCAGCGCGGCGTGTGCCTTGAGCAGCGCGTTGCCTTCGAAGGTCGGCTCGGTCTCGGCCGGTTCCTCGTACGGCGGGACGTCGCCGAGCCCGAGCACCTCGATCCCCGGCACGATCGGGGTCAGGATCCGGCGTAGTTCTTCGAGCTTCTTCTTGTTGTTCGAGGCCAGCAGTACGCGGCTCATGCCAGCGCCTCCTGCTGGAGCTTCGCCAGGTCGGCGCATCCGGACGTACCCAGCGCGAGCAGGCTGTCCAGCTCGGCGCGGTCGAACGGCGCGCCCTCGGCCGTACCCTGCACCTCGATGAACTTGCCGTCGCCGGTGATCACCAGGTTCATGTCCGTCTCGGCCCGGACGTCCTCCTCGTAGCAGAGGTCCAGCATCGGCGCACCGTCGATGATCCCGACCGACACCGCGGACACCGTACCGGTCAGTGGCTCGCTCTTCAGCAGCTTCCGCTCGCGCAACCAGGACACCGCGTCCGCCAGCGCGACGTACGCCCCGGTGATCGCGGCCGTCCGGGTGCCGCCGTCGGCCTGGAGGACGTCGCAGTCGAGCAGGATGGTGTTCTCGCCGAGCGCCTTGTAGTCGATCACGGCCCGCAGCGAACGCCCGATCAGCCGGGAGATCTCGTGCGTACGCCCACCGATCTTGCCCTTCACCGATTCGCGGTCGGAGCGGGTGTTGGTGGCGCGCGGGAGCATCGCGTACTCGGCGCTGACCCAGCCGAGGCCGCTGCCCTTGCGCCAGCGCGGTACGCCCTCGGTGACACTCGCGGCGCACAGCACCCGGGTCCGCCCGAACTCGACCAGCACCGAGCCTTCGGCGTGGTCCAGCCAGTTCCGGGTGATCTTCACCGGGCGGAGCTGGTCTGCGGTACGTCCATCGATACGGGCCATACGCAGACCCTATGCCTCCAACTGCCTCGCTTCCGCATCGGCAGAGGAAGGAGCAGAAGAAAGAGACGGAGAGAGGAGGCGCCGCACCTCCGCATCGGCGGTGGAGGGAAGAGACGGCGGAAGCGATAGGAGGCGTCGCACCTCCGCGTTGGTACCTACTGGAAGGGACCCGGCAGGTGGATGGAACTGGGTCAGGGCCATGCGGGCTGCCCAGGGCAGCAAGTCGTTGGCTCGGCGGCCTACCCACGGCACGCCCTCGCGGACCAGCCACATCGCGTCCGCCCAACGGCTCGGCGGGCGGTACGCGCAGTCCAGGTCGGGCGGTACGTCGATCCGTACGCCCCGAACCGCCAGCTCGTCCGCGAACGCCCGCGCCAGCTTGCGGTGCCCGCGCTCCCCCGGATGCAGCCGGTCGACGCTCCAGAAGTCCCGCCGATAGATCTCCGGGTACGCGGCCATGTCCAGCCGGATCCCCCCGTACCGGGCATGCAGGTCGTCGTACGCGACGTTGACCTGCTCGATCCGATGCCACAACGGCCGCCGCAACCACCGCGGCAACCCGAACACCTTGCCGTGGTCATGGAACCGCACGGTGAGCAGCAGCGCCCCGCGCGCGGTCAACTGCTCGGCACACAGCTGCAGGTGGTCCCGAATCCGCCCGGCGTCGAACGACGACCGCAAGGTGTCGTTCACGCCGACGATCAGCGAGGCGAGGTCGATCGGCCCGTCGCCGGTTTCGGGCAGTTGCTCGGTCGCGACCACCGGCACGGTGGCGCCGCTGGTCGCGAAGTTGGAGAACGTCACACGGTGGGAGCTGGCCAGGGCGGCCGCGAGCAGCGAGGCCCAGCCTCGCCACCCCTGACCCGGTCGTGCTCCGGCACCGGACAGGTCGGTCGTACTGCTGCCGTTCATCGGGTCCCCGACACCCACGGTGGTCGAGTCCCCCAGTGCCACGTAGTGGAGGCTCACATTCCGCCATGGTGTCGGCACCGAGCGAGACGCCGATGTGCGGCGGGTGACGGGCAGCCCAATTCCACCTGGAGGATCGGTGATTGATTGACAGAATTGCTCGGAGTTAGGCTGTTGCAAACATCTATGTGCAGGAGTTGCCTGGTATGAGTGATCTTCGGTTCGGCGTGGTGGGGCTCGGGGCCCGCAGCCGCCTGGCGCAGTACGCGCACCGTCCCGGCGAGGGGTCCGAGGTCGTGGCCCTGGCCGACCCGTCCGCTCCGCAGCGGGACGCGGCCCTGGAGTTGTACCCGCGGGCGTCGGCGTACGCCTCCCACACCGAGCTGCTGGACCAGAAGCTCGACGGGGTCTTCCTGACCACGCCCGACGACCTGCATGAGGGGCCGGCGGTCGACTTCCTCCAGGCCGGCGTCTCGGTGTTCGTCGAGAAGCCGCTCGCGATCACCACCGAGGGCTGCGACCGGGTCCTGCAGGCGGCGTACGGGTCCGGCGCCCGGCTGTACGTCGGCCACAACATGCGCCACATGCCGGTCGTACTGACGATGCGGAAACTGATCCAGGACGGCGCGATCGGTGACGTGAAGGCGATCTGGTGCCGGCACTTCGTCGGCCACGGCGGCGACTACTACTTCAAGGACTGGCACGCCGACCGCAGCCGTACGACCGGACTGCTGTTGCAGAAGGGCGCCCACGACCTCGACGTGATGCACTGGCTGGCCGACGGCTACACGACCCGGGTC
The genomic region above belongs to Kribbella solani and contains:
- the bcp gene encoding thioredoxin-dependent thiol peroxidase, with product MSERLSVGDAAPDFTLPDADGNDVALASLRGKNVIVYFYPAAMTPGCTKQACDFRDSLDSLQAAGYAVLGISPDKPAKLAKFRERDGVTFPLLSDPDKEVLTAYGAFGEKTMYGKKVTGVIRSTFVVDPDGKIAVAQYNVKATGHVAKLRRDLGL
- a CDS encoding substrate-binding domain-containing protein, with the protein product MYITAVGILVLTLGAVFVVRSFGSSSGADGFLGGNKACDDPTQIQLATTPEMQPSIDAAAKALTAKGGKDGNPCLQFTISAAPSAQVARDVAHGSDTRPDLWIPDSSLWVAQADDGQTVPNIAVASIATSPLVLVGRRTNFADTSSWLRSLSGASPALLDPLNTSPGALTLLSVQMERQKTSASDTQVSQVIVPLAQRLGSMAKPYTDVNALLGRADQDGSTTVVPASEQSFVKYQDAHPDAQLKAIQPATGTLALDYPIVVTAKSDTDQADQAAKALGSELMSDASAQARDQAGFRDTALSALSGGRGVGDVSQLTKPTSEAIDTTLQNWTRLSLSTHSLAVVDVSGSMAEKVGAKTRMQLTVEAATSGLDLFPDSAKLGLWTFSTQIGPDKADYKQLVPIAPLSKVQRAKIVGQLKIQQPIAGGGTGLYDTAIAAVRQVRQQYDQSAVNTILLFTDGKNDDPGSPTLAQAVRTLQGLQDPSRPVRIIALGMGPEANADELSALAQATGGQAYVARNPGDLKGVFIDALQSR
- a CDS encoding PEP/pyruvate-binding domain-containing protein translates to MLIPLHAATTPTCGPKAATLSTLHNAGLPVPNAAIVPTTAFPSPTNTSPTAPVDVGSSADLLSEVLIFGLGAWLESIGDPPVAVRSSATNEDTATTSAAGQYDTFLGVQGLAAVTTAVRACWSSLWSTRATAYRTTDVQALAMAVVIQELVDAEVSGVMFTPADATGSTLIEASWGLGPSVVEGRLTPDSYEITADGSVTATIADKPTALYRTGSHVLEQDVPADLRRTPTLSTETATQLAALGNQVTDLLGGPQDIEWAIANNQLWLLQSRPITTSPPSPTRAPAPHSTTRAAAALPGVASTPDAGSMLTGVPASRGTASGPVRVVRGPQDFADVRPGDILVCRCTDPAWTPLLGIVAGVVTEVGGVLSHAAIVARERGIPAIVSVPAATTRLRNGKQITLDATTGAVHL
- a CDS encoding DNA-binding protein, producing the protein MRSKRDATSTGHPQQPQAARDQGARDQAARDQGARDQGRAGREAGARGRLVERGAGELAARPWRPAPVPLSAVDFVQFGLWRSGELGAEDLLAALTLLPAARAEVEELEAGLFFVARSSGLTWAEIADAMGFSSPQACQQRFNRLTARQETTS
- a CDS encoding transcriptional regulator; protein product: MDEVEGELIAAAACGWVTRSSFAGTGGWALTETGRAENERLLADELAEVSGEDAVRKVYEEFLPLNALLQRACADWQLRPTATDPLAANDHTDPDWDAGVLHELAVINRALESIAGQLTAVLPRFSGYDTRFAAALARVRAGETGWVDRSDVDSCHRVWFELHEDLLATLNLNRGDEL
- the rdgB gene encoding RdgB/HAM1 family non-canonical purine NTP pyrophosphatase, coding for MSRVLLASNNKKKLEELRRILTPIVPGIEVLGLGDVPPYEEPAETEPTFEGNALLKAHAALKATGLPSIADDSGICVDALNGMPGVLSARWSGPAKDNHANNLLLLGQLEDVPDERRGASFVAAVAFVRPDGPDEIILGEMRGAVTRSLRGTGGFGYDVLFQAEGYDRTTAELSIEEKDTISHRGKALRALAPIVAKALGS
- the rph gene encoding ribonuclease PH, which translates into the protein MARIDGRTADQLRPVKITRNWLDHAEGSVLVEFGRTRVLCAASVTEGVPRWRKGSGLGWVSAEYAMLPRATNTRSDRESVKGKIGGRTHEISRLIGRSLRAVIDYKALGENTILLDCDVLQADGGTRTAAITGAYVALADAVSWLRERKLLKSEPLTGTVSAVSVGIIDGAPMLDLCYEEDVRAETDMNLVITGDGKFIEVQGTAEGAPFDRAELDSLLALGTSGCADLAKLQQEALA
- a CDS encoding GDSL-type esterase/lipase family protein encodes the protein MSLHYVALGDSTTVGVGDPMNGSSTTDLSGAGARPGQGWRGWASLLAAALASSHRVTFSNFATSGATVPVVATEQLPETGDGPIDLASLIVGVNDTLRSSFDAGRIRDHLQLCAEQLTARGALLLTVRFHDHGKVFGLPRWLRRPLWHRIEQVNVAYDDLHARYGGIRLDMAAYPEIYRRDFWSVDRLHPGERGHRKLARAFADELAVRGVRIDVPPDLDCAYRPPSRWADAMWLVREGVPWVGRRANDLLPWAARMALTQFHPPAGSLPVGTNAEVRRLLSLPPSLPSTADAEVRRLLSPSLSSAPSSADAEARQLEA
- a CDS encoding Gfo/Idh/MocA family protein codes for the protein MSDLRFGVVGLGARSRLAQYAHRPGEGSEVVALADPSAPQRDAALELYPRASAYASHTELLDQKLDGVFLTTPDDLHEGPAVDFLQAGVSVFVEKPLAITTEGCDRVLQAAYGSGARLYVGHNMRHMPVVLTMRKLIQDGAIGDVKAIWCRHFVGHGGDYYFKDWHADRSRTTGLLLQKGAHDLDVMHWLADGYTTRVNAMGALTLYGGIEDRQDRSGQRFGDFVSIDHWPPLEQKGMAPVMDVEDISMANLLLDNGVFMTYEQCHYTPDYWRNYTVIGTHGRLENFGDTAGGVVKVWNSRRSGYREDADLVVEITGENEDHGGADPHLVAEFVQFVRDGGATLTSPIAARAAVAAGYAATQSLRANGVPQDVPALDPALVSYFENGQAK